Genomic segment of Vulpes vulpes isolate BD-2025 chromosome 16, VulVul3, whole genome shotgun sequence:
AGCTTGTGTAGTTTCCTCCTCCTTGGTTTTCTTTCATAAGAGAGAAAaccctgggctgggggtggggagcagggggtgagAGGGAGCTTATGCTTATAAGCACTCTGAATGAGTTTCCAAAAGGTTTCTATGTCACAACGCAGCTCTGACATAAATATAACTAACTGTCTACAAGATGCTCTATGCTATTTAGGACTGGATGGATAGTAAGATTATTCAAGATtctggagtgattttttttttttaaagaagtagtgCAAATGATGCTTTCCcaatatttctgtaatatttcttaaatttctgtgACATAGTTTCCTTTTAGCCAATGACATCCATGTTTGGTGTATGCTTTCTGCCCGAGTATCTTAATATTTGAACAGACCAAGGGAAGATCCTAATTAGTCTGAAgatcttaaattttctttaatgaatgaGTTAAATAGGCAATTCACTCTCAGTGTGGTAAATCAAATACCAACGACACGTCACACATTTCACCAAACCATTTGATGTTTCCTCTAAAATTCCACAATCCTGatatattctttcattctctAATACATGATATAGGATTTTTATGCCCGAATCAAGAGTCTGCCTCTCCAAGCATTTGTCTAATTAGAACTAACATTCCAATTTTAATGCAGATGAATTAAGATCTGATATAAAAATTGGAGATGTCATATTAATTTCTAACCGAGAAACACTCTTCATCCTGAACTTTTATCATCAAGGTTTCTGTATAATTCATGAGGTTTACACTTTCAAATACTGCCTTAAAGATTAGTTCTTGGAGGAAAGCTCATGAGATGATTCCCATATGaagaacacaaatataaaatacttggAATTTTATTGACTATCATAAAACCATCAAttaccttgattttctttttcttacaaaggTTAATGCTGCTCTTAACCTTTAAAGCCATCCGAAGGTTTATATAAAGGCACTTCTAATATACAATGTAAAGGTAAATATTCCTTTCTCATTTAGCAATCTGATATTTTACTTTGTAGCCTGCAAGTGTGCTACTTAATAAATGCTAAAGTAAAATGTATTGCAAATTAAGATTATCCTAGGataattatacatttaatgcaaataGTTTGCACTGAAGTTTAGGAATAGAGTTTGCATTATAGATATTTGTATGAGTTTTTATTGTGATTTGTAGCAAGTTTCTCTCTTTCACTTCACCACTTTTTTAAGGAGTTAAAAACAAGTATAtttgaagaagacagaaaaaaataagaaggtagCAAAAATTGAAATACACCTAAGTTCCAAGAAATTCGGGGGGAAGGAGTTTTATCTAGGAATGCGGAATACTAAATTATATAGGAAAATTAGCAGTTTAAATCCAACACATTTAAGAAGATCCCAATGACAGAATGTCAGTGAAGAGATGTAGTACAGTGAATTGAAAGCCTTGCTAATTTTGGGTACGAGGAATCAAATCTGATGGGATGACCagacaatttccttttctttttttctttcatccgAAGCAAAGTAATTTTGCAATCACAGTTTTATCCcagatttgcttttcattttcaatcttGAAATCACTATCCATCCTTGGCAAAATCATCAACATCAGTAACAGATTTGGCAGTAACCATGTAGAAAATAGGACAAATATAGTATGGGTTTAAGCATGAGagatataaataagcaaaataatgaGAATGCATACCACGGTTATATTCATCGTCATCGTCTAACCAAACACACAGAATGAAAAGAGGAATCCCCAGAACGTGACACTAGAGCACAATGCCAAGATAAAAATCACTGCTAAGTCTGAGCATGACAAAGAAACAGATGGTCATGACCTCTTCtgcagggagggaaaaaaaaaaaaaaaagaataatgatacaAGACACTTAATAGCGAAATTGTTCATGACTGCTAAGATtcttggaagaaaaacaaaatgaagaagccGCTACaggaatgagataaaaaaaaaaaataatacatgtctaTGTTTGCCAGCCACATTGCAGAACTGAAGAGTCACCTGTGGTTTTCCGCTTAACACAGGAGAGATGAGTTGGTCTAGTATATTTGATAGCaggttttaaaatgaatttcctGGAGGGAGAGTGGGCCTGAACTTCTGTTTTTTTAGCAAGTTCAGCCTTCTTATAAACTGCTacgaataaaaaaaaacacaagaaaaagcaTACCATCAGGAGAAAATACACACTTGGAGCAAAACCGAACGACATTTCATAAATAATTAGTTACCACTGTTAGGAAGTTTCTTCTACAAAAGAGTAACAatgaatacaaaaacatttttaaagaagttattgTGAAATGaaccttttttccttctcacttcATCTCTGGAGACTGTGCTAGGTTCCtttttagctatttttctttcAGGAGTGGAAATTCTGCCTCTCCCGGTTTtaaaaggcttttcttttctatgtttcTCGAGAGATGGTCTCCGAGCTTCCTTTTCAGCTTTCTCCTCTTTAGGAATAGTTTCTAACTGTTCTGTCATGATGCTCCTATCATCATCTGCGGATCAAAGCAAAccatgacaacaacaacaacaacgaaagcATTAGTAACAGATGTACAAGATCCttcatatatttaacaaaatgcaGAACAGAGATAAAGGGacatttttaaactgtttaaaaCGAAAAAGAAATCGTTTTATTTGgaagtagaaaattaaaaaaaaaaaaaataatgcacacCTTGAGTGTCCACCCAGAGGCTGTCAGCATCCATGATGGAATCATCAATGGTGGTCTCGTCTTTGTAATCGTCATAGGTTTCCGTCTTATATTCTGAGAGTGCaacctcctctctctctggggAAGCTGGAGCCTCCGGGGAGCCATCCCTGGGCTCGGCCTGGGCTTCGGCGGCCTCATCGACGTGGAGCTCTTTGAGGTGGAGCTCTTCTCCGGCGCGGGGAGCCGGTCTCCTCTCCACCTCGGGCTGCTCTAGGGCTGCGAAGCGCACGCTGTGGGCGCCTGACTCCCCTTCGTCGGTGGTGGTTTGCACCACGGTGATAAAATCATCCTCGATGGTTACCACGGACTCGATCACCCCTTTGTGCTCGCCAGGGCAGGTCTCCACAAATTCCTCCCTGACCCCGGGGACGCCCAGGTCGGTGATCTGAAGGGTGTCGGAGCGGAAGAGCAGCTTGTCGTACTCTCCCTGGGCCTCGATCTCGTCTTCCTCGCTCCGGGCCTCTGCGGGCTCGATGCCGGCGGCTTCGGGCACCTGCTCTGGGACGTCGGAGGGTGTGACAGAGATATCTGGGGTCCCCTTGCTGTCCTCCTGTGGCTGCTGAATGAATTCCATCTGGACGTCGGCCCTCTCGTCCGGGGCCAGCTCGGCCTCTGAAACAGCAGGTGCACAGGGAATCTCCACAGACAATTTGATGGCGATCTCATCTTGGATCAGAGAGGACTCCGGGGACGTTTCCTTCTTGCCCTCGTCGGCTTTCAAGGACTCCATGGTGAGGCTCTCGTGCTCGCCACTGGACTCGTAGGACTCCTCCTTGTCCACAGCCTCCTGGTGCACCAGGTCAGGCTTGGCCACCTTCTCCTTGATCTCCGTCTCGCTGGCACGGGCGCCTTCCTTCACGGGGCCAAACTCGACACCCGGAGGCGCCAACGTGGAGGGGGCGAGATCCTGCCCGACCTCGGGGGGGAGCTCCGTCTCCTGTCCCCCATCTAGGGTCAGCCCCGCGGCCATCTGCCCGAAGTCGCTGATGTGAACATCCACGTGACCCTGGTCGGCTTTCTTTGCAACAAAATCCAGTTCTGGTGCAGCTTTCCTGGAAGGTTCGACCTCCCCGACCTCTGGCACTGAGCTGAGCCCTTTCTCAGCTGCCTCCGCTGCAGGAGGGGATGCATCTTTTGCTGCGGTCGGGGGGTGCTCGGAGATTGCTCCTAATCCAGACGCTTCGGCCTGGTCGCTGGCCTCTTCCGCTGCCCTGGAGTGTTCCTTTGCATCCGCATGTTCTTCACCCTTTTCTAGGACGGTATCCAGCTTATCACTGGCTTTCCTGTCCTGCTCCGACTCCCTAGCCGGGCCCGGCTTGTCACCAGGGACGTGCGGGGAGACCTCTTTCTCAGCCCCCAGCTCGTCTTTGACTCTGCCGGCAGCCGCCAGTTTTACTTCAATCAACGAGAGGTCCGTGGCGAGGTCTCTCCGCATCTTGTCATCGGGGCCTTCATAAAAGGACCCGCTGTCCCCGGACAGATTCTCGCTGTCTTGAACCGGCGACGGGAGCGGGACCGTGTACTTGTTGAACACACAGTAGCCCAGGTCTTCCAGCTGACTGTCCGTTTTAACCACGACGTGGTTCTCGTCGGTGACAGGGGGCAGGCCCGTACTGCCCTCCTCGGCCACAGCCTCCGATGGCACCGATTTCCTCCTGGCAACCTCGGCATCTGCGCTCACCGAAGCTAATCTGGACCTCGTGCCCGCCAGATCGAGCATCTCAGGCAGGTCAGGGGCCATGACGGTGCCATTTTTGTAATAATCTTTGGCGAGGAAAGGGGACTCACACGATGGCTCAACCGGAGCATTTTCCTCTCCCGGAGCCTTCCCCCCCTCTGGCTGTTCCTCCTCTTTGCTCTCTACCGGGAAACAAGGGGCTTTCTCCAGGGCAGGTGTGGTGGCCGGAAGGTAATCATCCCCTTCGTCCATACTTCCACTAGTGTTGGTCAGAATGTCAGAAGCCAGAGGAGAAAGATCGTGGCCCCGACCAAAGTTGAATCCGAGGGCTATGGAATCCAGGCAAGACATGGGCAAGTTGATCGACATGCTTCTTTGCTCTATTGCTGACCTCCCGCCAAGTCCGAGACTCCTGCTTAGCGTCAAGTCGTCCTTATTCTTACTGTGGAGATCCCTCTTCTCCCCATACACTTTTGGATCAATAGTAAACATCCTTTCTTGAGGAGAACTGGGTTCTTCGGGTAAATCGGCTGGATAACCCTGTGCAAGAGTGCTGTACCCTGCTTCTTGCGCTGCggccctgggctggggctctTGGCCGGCCTCAAGTCCCTTGTCGCCGTTTTTACACACGGGAGACACGGTATCCAAAGACTCTAGGGCACTTTCTCTTGTGTCGCTTAGTTCGTAGTAATCACTGCCCGGCTGGATGCTCTTTGTCACGTCTTCTTTCAAGGCAGATGTTTCGAAATACTTGGACATTCCTGACTTATCTTCATAAAATGGCATGTCAAGCTCAGCTGATGTTGCAGCCCCAGCCCCTTCAACCTTAGTGTCTTTGCCCAcaactttttcttcaaaaaggtCCTGGGTTGCACTCTTCTCACTTGCTGCAGCTGGTTCGGTCACGACTTTCTCCAGGGTCGTGGAGGTCATGGCTGAATCGGTTACTGCTTGTTCCAAACCGACAGGGAATAATAATGCGTCTGTGGTAGGCTCTTGgcctttctgttcttcttttgAGAGGGCGTGCTCCATGCAGGGCTGAATGatgcctgtttctccatctgtcaGTTTTGGGGGCTCACTGTCTTTTGGCATGGCTTCTTTGTCAGAAACGGTTGTTTTTTCCTCAAGCTTTGGCTGAGACTCCTTGTCAGTAGGTGTAGCTTCCTGCTCTTTTTTCTGTGCGCTCTCTGGCTTGATCGCCCCTTTTTCCTCTCCCAAAACTTTCTCTGGGACACCTTCTTCCACAGTTGGAATGAGGGCATCTTTGGGTAAGGTGGTTGCCTCTGAGGCTGGTGCTTCTGCCACTTTGTCGGGTTTATCCTTAGGGGGCTCTTCAGCTTTAGAACTATCTTTGGCAGGTGCTGGGCCACTGGtttcttccagaaattttttGTCATCTGGCTGTAAAAAGGCAGGGGCAAAGGGTGATGCTTCTGCAACGATTTCATTCTTCATGACATCTAAAGGAAGAGTGAAGCTTCCCGCCTGAAAGGGACTTGGCATGGGAGAATCAAActgtttcccttcccattttGGGATGTCCTCAAGTACATCTTTTCCCTTCATGGGTGTTAGGGGGCCGGGTGAGATGGGAGCAGCTAAACCCCACTCGTCCTTTTTTGCTTCTGTTGGCATTTCGATGAACCAGTCCTTTTGCTCTTTTGGAGTGGGGGGCTCTGCAGAGAGGCCAATACCAGGCACCACTAGGCTCGGTTCTGTCTTCTGTTTCATGTCTTCCAGCCCGGCACCAAGAGGCTGCCCAAACAGAGTGGGAGgtgctctttcttcttctgtgccTTGCATGTCCTTTGTGTCAGGGGAAGTTTTCGTTGTCTCAGGCTGAGAAACTAAGGCAGCATGTTTGAGGTCTTCACCAGGCTTACTTTGTTTCTCTGACTCCTTGTCTTTCTTGTCTAATGGCTCAGCTGGAGAAGGAGTCAATTCCTGTTGATCATGGAACTCCATCTTCGAGGCTGGAAATAAACCTGAAGTAATTGGGTTGATTTTTAAACAGATAATAGGCAAGTGCTTTCAGGCAGTaagcttaaaattatattttgaaatgacaaatgaATGGTAGGGTAAGAAAACAAAACGAAACTATGGAACATGCAAGCATGCTACCcgtttaaaaattaacatgaaaatgTCAGGATCGAGATATATTTGTACTACTGCTGAAATGGACTGCTGTTGCGAATCAATGCATACAGGAATTGTGTATTTTGAATACTCTTTGCTCCTCTGTTTGGGTTCTCCTAAATAGTATGTAATGTGTACggtagtagaaaaaaaaattcatgtgcCTTCTACATAAATGACAAATTAAGGAACATTGAATCAGTAATATTTagatacaaaaatactttaaGGACTAAATATGAAAAACGGATGAATGTCCACTGAGCTTTTTCATTTGTGTTGTCATTTGAAAATGAACTGGCAGGCCAAGGGCAGAAGGCTAATTAATCCATAGTAAGTATTCATAGTTTCAATTAACTTGATTTACAAATGCCAGGACCAATTTTTTGAGCATTGAAAAGTTACTGGCATAATTTTTTAAGGAGTCATCTGAGATTAAATTTCaggaatataaatatttgctattaacTTTATGTGATATGACCTAAAAAATTGACAAGGCAGTTTCTACCACAAATTCAAAATTCTTAATCCCGAATCATCAGCTGACCTTACGACAGATGTAAGAAAATCTGAATTATATTGTTAATACTGAGAGGTCATgtgaatacaaattttaaaaagagccgATCTTTATAATATCTTTCTCTCCCTGGTCATGACCTTGTGATCGATGGTGAGGCACTAACTGTGGCTTCAGAGATACTTCATAGAAATTAAGtggctctttatttttgtttgttcaccAATGCAAAAGGTTTCAGAGTCTCACTTGTGTTTTAAGGTCACAGGTATTTTGTTGTGGTCATTGGAGCTAAATGTAATTATCTGgaaaaaatttgggaaaaaataataaaattcagtcATCGCTCAAAGAGCAAGTGTATGGATCATCATTACCTTATATACTTGTGTGTCCTGTTGtaacaatagaaaagaaatacttcATGAACTTCTAATAAAGGTTAGATGGATGAAAACTCAAGAGATATGATGATGGTCAAAGACGTTGGCTGCCATGGAGAGGAAATGGTATGAGAAGCATCAGCAGGAGCTTTTAGGAAAACCAAACCAGAATTCATTGAAGCATAAAAAATATAGCACGTTGCGGttgcaaacaaaaacaattctaCCATTTAAGCCTCTGTGTGCCAAAATCCGAGTCTACGATTTGAAAGAAAAGCATATGAATCGCTgtcccaaaaataaaaataaaaatatacatgtattagCAATGTGGCTGGCAAACACTTGGAGATGGGAGGGGGGCGGACAAAAAGCTCACACAGCATCGTCAGCCTGGCTGCAAAGCGTATTGTATCATggcaaaataaaaccaagaatcagCTGCAGCAGTGGAAGACCTAGCTGCCACACAGCACCTGTGCAAGCCACACTCTGCTCATTAAACCTACAACAtcggtctcaggatcatgagaagACCAAGCCATGGAATAGCATTGGAAAGGCATCAGGTTGGTAAGCTGCTGGAGAGATCATTTGCAACAGAACACATGCAAATCCTAGGAAAGACACACCTTCCCTGGCAGAGGAAGGGATTGTTACTTCTGGAGACACCTCGGTGACCTCTTTTACACTTTTCTCCTGTGGGGCCCCTGCTGGGGCACTCTCTTCAGGAGCTATGTGGGCCTCCACACTAGACTCCGCTGGGCCCTCACTGAGGCCCTGGGGTTGGTCTGAGGCCTTGGCAGCCCCGCACTCTTTCCCAGGAAGAGTGGCAGGTGTCTCTTCCTCAGCCATTGTTCCCTCTAGCGTTTCTTCTTCTTAGGGATGAAAAAGATGTTGACATCACGACCACAGAACAATACACGAAATGGCAGAAATACTATTCAAGGAACACTTTCAGCTCCATTACATCAACCTCACGAGAACCTCTTTTACCATTTGGACGAACAGATTAATATTCTGATGCAACGTGCATTATGTATTGCTTGGGAAATTATTCTATATAATCTGCTAATAATGATGCCTTTTACAGTCTCGTTAAAaggctatttattttaaaacttgagaGCTGAAAGGGTTTTATTGCTCTACTACCCTTAGTGGAAATGGCAGTAAGTTGCACACATGTAGGAAGCTTGCTGGAAATAAGAGATGGTGCTGCTGGATAACAGATGGTTATGAAAAGACAGATGCATTGATGTACTGAAAGAAACCTTTAAATTTGCTAGACATGTGCTGTTTTCTCCAATGCAGTAAGCCCCTACATATGAATTTCTGattactttatttaaaacatgCAAACTTTAGTAAAGAATCTTTTGGAATAAAAAACACCCGGCTTCAAAATGAGAGCCATCAACTACCCTAACAGTTTTCATGGAACCCACAAACACTATCTTATTTAGTATTCAGAGGCAAAAGTATTtagtatttaaagtaataaattatattttgatataatttatgtatgtaatatttttaaggcAAAAGACTTCCTCactcaatttattttatcttcattgcATTCCATGATATGGGAGACTATGAAAATTTCAAGGAgtaagcaaaatattttgaaaagcaaggTCTGGGTAAAAGGTAATCTTACCACTGAAAAAAGTCTAAGGACCTCTGGGACACAGCTGTTACCATATTGCTTACACCCTTGAAATACCAATAATTAGTTCATGTATAGTTCCCCTTGATCCTGAATAAGAAACTGTGCCCATTACCTGGAAAGTCTTATTGTGCAATTCAAAACCAAACCACGGAGATAACTGAATGGCAACCAAACTGCCAAAATATCTTCCCAAAGGATGTATATCACGtggaaaaatgttaacaattaaaatgtaaaatgaacacTTATGAAGGCCATGAATTATCGTGTTCATTTGCTTCTCATTTTGCACTTCAAATGCCAgtaaaataaatcccattttattGCTTAAGAAATTAGAGGGAAATATATAAGCTGTTTTATAGTTCTACAAATGAAAGGTTCTTATGAAACATTGTTTAAATGGCCTGGTGAGAAAGACTACAGATGGAAAGGAAAGGGATTTTCTTTTGTAAGAGATACTAAAACTCCTAGGCAAGGGATGGGGGAAGAAAGGACTGCTTCATCtattccctccaccccccatttAGCACTCAGGGactttcatttttgtcatttagTTACataagtaacattaaaaaaattcaaactccAAATTATTATTAAGGCCATTTTTGTAATTACAGACGAGACTTCTACTATAGCTGCTTTACTAATGTCACCCTCTTGGGTAAAGTCTAATCAAGTCAatcaatttattttccaaatccaTGTAACCTTTTGgctttccatttcctcattttgtaTAAATCATGTTTATTTCCACTACACTCGTTTCTCATTCGAAATTCCCcatctttttcttaattgttaTTAAGTTTACACTATTAGAAGGACTTATTTTTTACCATGGgttatatttctcttttagaGTGTCTGAGCCATTGGTGCTCTTTGTTTTCCAAAGGATCCTTGAAGACGTTTATTATCATGAATGTAGTTGGAAAGAATGTTTGTTCCCCATTGCCTTGGAACTATCTGCCCTTATGTTAAATACGGTCCTGTATGAAAATAAACTCTTCATGCACACAAGTGCACTTTTCTCTATTTGAAAATAAGCTCTTCACCTCCACAAAATGTGTTTTGgctctatttttgttttcctttacaaAGCTACCTAGTTAGAAAGAGGTAAATTTCAGCCCACTGCCCTCATCACGGCCAGGTATATACACTAGGGTCTGTTAGTTTTATGAGGCTGGAATGACAAAGGTTTTGGATCACTGCTTTCACTTTAGCCCAGGTATATTGATGTGAGCCAATATTTATTCACCTAGGGGGAGCCTCTGTAGTTTCTGTAGATGATTAAATGATTTGGAGAAATATATTCATTCTGTAACATGCATTCTGCCCAACACAGATTCACgatctttctcttttaaagagcTATCGTATTGACATGCTCCTAAAAATGGTTGATTCTATTTAAGTCTGGCCCTAGTAATATTCTGTatccaaggaggaaaaaaactatATAGTACATAGAGGACTACATACAGAGTCCTCTTCTTCAGTTTGAGTTAAGAGGATATATTCTTCCCCCACTGATTTATTTTCAGGGAGCAGAAAGGAGTCATACTTTTACTGAActctttttgatttcttcccATCCCTTTCCCCTTTTTGGCGTTCTTTTCAGAAGTAattatatagaaaagaaaatacccaTATGCCTCAAATGAGGTATTTGGCCAGACATCTAAACTATATAGGGACGTCACTTTCATATGGAAAAAACAGGCTcctttccctcccaccccacatcCGAAGGTACGCTGAGTATGATGCATGTGGTCAAAGCtgcaggctggggaggaggagcaaaaGGGGACCATGCTTGGTTCACCTTTCTCCTGGCCTAAGTGGGCCTCTGCACTCTGCGCTGGGACACTGGGGAGCACACTAGAGGTAGTCCATTGTGAGCTGAACAAAGGATGCTCATAGTACTCCTCATCGGAATTGGAAGGGTCATCATCAGGCACAGACACCGAGATGGAGGGGGCTAGGAGTCTACGCCTCTCCCCGCTGGTGGCAGGTTCGTGGCTGGGGAACCTGTGTAGAGGACCCACTTGATCCTCAGCCCCTTCATCTACAAACAGACACATAGGAAGAAACTGCAGGGAAAACTGGACAAGACAGACACAAGATCAGACGGACGAGACAAACACCTACACGAAGACATGACGGGTCACAGAGGTAGCACAGTGGGATGGAGGGGAATTAGCCAGACCAAGCTGATGGAGGATGGGAGGCAGTGAATGTTTCATGCATCAGTAGGCACTGAATTTACACTATCCCTTAGGTAACCTTGCCattgatttaaataaatcaaaGGCACTAACACCCTTTACTGCATAATACAAATTATCTATACACTCCCCTCCAACAAGTCAGAAtaacccaaacaaaaaacaaaccaaaaaacccccactGAAATAGAAACAAAGCATTACAGTACAGACACATTATTTGGAAGAAATTCTTTCAAGTAGACTCTTTTCATGCTTCTGTCAATATATTTataagttaaaaaagaagaaaggcgtTAGGACCTGATGCTTTACAATTATAAGGGAAAACAGTCCTGTATGAAGCACAACCTTAATTATCTAGGATGGTCACATAGTTAGCATTTTGGTTAATTTAAGTTTTTGTTAATGACTTTTACcagaaaaccatttttaattcCAGGCcggttaaaaaaaatctacagtagTGCATTCTTCTTCTTGTTAAGGAGAGTACAGTAGCCTAGCTCTTTCCTTGGGTGCCAAAGACTAGGGGCATCCTTTTGAACACTGGTTTTCATGGTTTTAAGAGAGTCCCTAATAAtataaactcattttcttttctttttcttctgaaagttGAAAAGAGATACAATCACCTGACAATTATTTCTACAGAGCTGGCTTCAGATTCACCAAGACTTTATTCTATGTGGTTTCATTTACACCtctggttgtttttgtatttcaaaCTCTCGCTGCATATTTCTCATTGAAATGCTAACATAAATACTCTCATTTCTGCCTTTCCAGTGACTTGGCTTAGAAATCTGccttatttaaatatatctccTTAAATACACAAGGGAAGGTAAGTCTGCTTAGCACTTGGATTCTGGTATATTTCAATGAGCTTTAAGGATGATGGCAACAAACAATATTTGGCTTCTAATGTGGTACAGAAACTACATCTCGGGCCTATATAACAGGTTCCAGGATTTGCTAATcattatgatttatttacttttatttagaaataatttccaaatttccTAACTTTCAATaataagaattattaaaatgtattaaaagtcTGTGTatccaatttttatttctatcaaaaTTTAAGCAGGCAGATTAtagcatttatttgaaaatgtactgTATCGTTAGGGCAGTATCTTATTTTCAGCAACCAAGTGCTAACAAcctgaaataaatttgaaatcgTAAAGGTATGAAAATAATATCTCGTAGAGGGAATACTTTTAATCTCTTGAGCACATTATTTACTGATTGTTCCATGCTATTTTTTCCTGGATGGCTGCTCAGAACTTTTTCAGCCATCATGCTTATTATATCATGGGATAGCAGAAGCCTAAAATTACATTTGATATTCTTAGTT
This window contains:
- the MAP2 gene encoding microtubule-associated protein 2 isoform X16; its protein translation is MADDRKDEAKAPHWTSTQLTEASAHPHPPEIKDQGGAGEGLVRSANGFPYREDEEGAFGEHGSQSTYSDTKENGINGELTSADRETAEEVSARIVQVVTAEAVAVLKGEQEKEAQHKDQPAALPLAAEETANLPPSPPPSPASEQTVPVEEEEETLEGTMAEEETPATLPGKECGAAKASDQPQGLSEGPAESSVEAHIAPEESAPAGAPQEKSVKEVTEVSPEVTIPSSAREGLFPASKMEFHDQQELTPSPAEPLDKKDKESEKQSKPGEDLKHAALVSQPETTKTSPDTKDMQGTEEERAPPTLFGQPLGAGLEDMKQKTEPSLVVPGIGLSAEPPTPKEQKDWFIEMPTEAKKDEWGLAAPISPGPLTPMKGKDVLEDIPKWEGKQFDSPMPSPFQAGSFTLPLDVMKNEIVAEASPFAPAFLQPDDKKFLEETSGPAPAKDSSKAEEPPKDKPDKVAEAPASEATTLPKDALIPTVEEGVPEKVLGEEKGAIKPESAQKKEQEATPTDKESQPKLEEKTTVSDKEAMPKDSEPPKLTDGETGIIQPCMEHALSKEEQKGQEPTTDALLFPVGLEQAVTDSAMTSTTLEKVVTEPAAASEKSATQDLFEEKVVGKDTKVEGAGAATSAELDMPFYEDKSGMSKYFETSALKEDVTKSIQPGSDYYELSDTRESALESLDTVSPVCKNGDKGLEAGQEPQPRAAAQEAGYSTLAQGYPADLPEEPSSPQERMFTIDPKVYGEKRDLHSKNKDDLTLSRSLGLGGRSAIEQRSMSINLPMSCLDSIALGFNFGRGHDLSPLASDILTNTSGSMDEGDDYLPATTPALEKAPCFPVESKEEEQPEGGKAPGEENAPVEPSCESPFLAKDYYKNGTVMAPDLPEMLDLAGTRSRLASVSADAEVARRKSVPSEAVAEEGSTGLPPVTDENHVVVKTDSQLEDLGYCVFNKYTVPLPSPVQDSENLSGDSGSFYEGPDDKMRRDLATDLSLIEVKLAAAGRVKDELGAEKEVSPHVPGDKPGPARESEQDRKASDKLDTVLEKGEEHADAKEHSRAAEEASDQAEASGLGAISEHPPTAAKDASPPAAEAAEKGLSSVPEVGEVEPSRKAAPELDFVAKKADQGHVDVHISDFGQMAAGLTLDGGQETELPPEVGQDLAPSTLAPPGVEFGPVKEGARASETEIKEKVAKPDLVHQEAVDKEESYESSGEHESLTMESLKADEGKKETSPESSLIQDEIAIKLSVEIPCAPAVSEAELAPDERADVQMEFIQQPQEDSKGTPDISVTPSDVPEQVPEAAGIEPAEARSEEDEIEAQGEYDKLLFRSDTLQITDLGVPGVREEFVETCPGEHKGVIESVVTIEDDFITVVQTTTDEGESGAHSVRFAALEQPEVERRPAPRAGEELHLKELHVDEAAEAQAEPRDGSPEAPASPEREEVALSEYKTETYDDYKDETTIDDSIMDADSLWVDTQDDDRSIMTEQLETIPKEEKAEKEARRPSLEKHRKEKPFKTGRGRISTPERKIAKKEPSTVSRDEVRRKKVYKKAELAKKTEVQAHSPSRKFILKPAIKYTRPTHLSCVKRKTTGGESSQASSVFKQAKDKVSDGVTKSPEKRSSLPRPSSILPPRRGVSGDRDENSFSLNSSISSSARRTTRSEPIRRAGKSGTSTPTTPGSTAITPGTPPSYSSRTPGTPGTPSYPRTPHTPGTPKSAILVPSEKKVAIIRTPPKSPATPKQLRLINQPLPDLKNVKSKIGSTDNIKYQPKGGQVQIVTKKIDLSHVTSKCGSLKNIRHRPGGGRVKIESVKLDFKEKAQAKVGSLDNAHHVPGGGNVKIDSQKLNFREHAKARVDHGAEIITQSPGRSSVASPRRLSNVSSSGSINLLESPQLATLAEDVTAALAKQGL